In one Ictalurus furcatus strain D&B chromosome 10, Billie_1.0, whole genome shotgun sequence genomic region, the following are encoded:
- the LOC128613655 gene encoding zinc finger protein 239-like: MNESRRHFSGKSPQTPAATGSKMYHCSDCGKSFTKSHHLKDHERIHTGEKPYRCGQCGKSFTRQRNLQQHKHIHTGQKPHHCGQCGKSFTCQRNLQIHERIHTGEKPYHCGQCGKTFTQLCILQQHERTHTGEKPYHCGQCGKSFTRQLNLQIHQRIHTGEKPYHCSQCGKSFTCQLNLQIHERIHTGEKPYYCGQCGKSFTQLSNLEQHKRIHTGEKPYHCSQCGKSFTCQRNLQIHERIHTGEKPHYCGQCGKSFTHQSTLQRHHRIHTGEKPYHCSQCGKSFTQLCNLQRHQRVHTEQKPYYFFD, translated from the exons ATGAATGAGTCCAGACGCCACTTTTCAGGAAAATCTCCACAGACTCCTGCTGCTACTGGCTCAAAG ATGTACCACTGCTCAgactgtgggaagagttttactaaaAGTCATCATCTCAAAGATCACGAGCGgatccacacaggagagaagccgtatcgctgtggacagtgtgggaagagttttactcgtcAGCGTAATCTCCAACAGCATAAGCACATCCACACAGGACAGAAGCCgcatcactgtggacagtgtgggaaaagttttacTTGCCAGCGTAATCTCCAAATACACGAACGgatccacacaggagagaagccctATCACTGTGGACAATGTGGGAAGACTTTTACCCAACTATGTATTCTCCAACAGCATGAGCGCactcacacaggagagaagccgtatcactgtggacagtgcgGGAAAAGTTTTACTCGTCAGCTTAATCTCCAAATACACCAGCGgatccacacaggagagaagccatatcactgctcacagtgtgggaagagttttacttgccaGCTTAATCTCCAAATacacgagcgcattcacacaggagagaagccgtattactgtggacagtgtgggaagagttttacccaACTGTCTAATCTCGAACAACacaagcgcattcacacaggagagaagccgtatcactgctcacagtgtgggaagagttttacttgccaGCGTAATCTCCAAATacacgagcgcattcacacaggagagaagccacaTTACTGTGGAcagtgcgggaagagttttactcatcAGAGTACTCTACAACGACACCACCGTAtccacacgggagagaagccgtatcactgctcacagtgtgggaagagttttacccaGTTATGTAATCTCCAACGACACCAGCGTGTCCACACAGAACAGAAGCCgtattattttttcgattaa